TCTATGTCGCGGTGCAACGTGCTTGGAACAAGGAAGCCAACCCACGCATCGGCATCTACGACACCGCAACGAAAACTTGGAGCTTTGTGTTTTACCCACTGGATGCGGTCGCGTCCAAAAACGGCGGCTGGGTCGGTTTGTCTGACTTGACTTCACTCGGCAACGGTCAATTCTTGGTGGTCGAGCGTGATAACCAAGGCGGGCCGGATGCTGCCATTAAACGCCTGTACCGCATCGACACCAACGGCGTAGCGGCTGGTGCAACGGTTGCCAAGACCTTGGTACGCGACATCCTGCCAGACCTGAAAGCCACTGGCAGCCCGGTCATGGAAAAAATCGAAGGTTCAGCCGTACTCGCCAATGGCAATGTCTTGATCATCAACGACAACGATGGTGTGAAAGACAACAACGGTGAAACCCAGTTGATCAACTTGGGCAATATCATCAAGTAAGTGGTAGAAAAAAGCCTCCCCTGACAAGGGGAGGTTTGGAGGGGTTTCTTCAGCCCTAATCAATAAATCTTCGGCACGTAAAGATCATCCGGCAAGGTGCGACGCTCATAATCCGGGTTGAACACCCGCTCAGGCAGCGTCACTTTCTCAGTAGCAACGTCTTCATACGGAATTTTCGACAAAATATGCTCGATGCAGTTCAGGCGTTCGCGCTTCTTGTCATTGCCTTCGACGATGTACCAAGGCGCTTCGGGGATATTGGTGCGCTCGAACATTTCTTCCTTCGCCTTGGTGTAATCTTCCCAACGCACACGCGATTGCAAATCCATCGGGCTGAGTTTCCACTGTTTCATCGGGTCATGAATACGGGTTAGGAAGCGCAATTGCTGCTCTTCATCCGTAATCGAGAACCAGTATTTCAGCACAATAATGCCGGAACGCACCAACATGCGCTCGAATTCCGGTACATCCTGAAGGAATTGTTCAACCTGATTTTCGGACGCAAACCCCATCACCCGCTCAACGCCAGCGCGGTTGTACCAAGAACGGTCAAACAGCACGATCTCACCGCCCGCAGGTAAATGCGGCACGTAACGCTGGAAATACCATTGGGTCATTTCGCGGTCACTCGGCTTTTGCAAGGCCACCACACGGGCAACACGCGGATTCAAACGCTGGGTAATGCGCTTGATGACACCGCCCTTGCCTGCGGAATCACGTCCTTCGCAGATAATCAGCACTTTGGCATTGGTCTTCTCAACCCAGTATTGCAGCTTGATCAGCTCAGACTGGAGGCGCAGCAGGTTGGTGTAATAAGTGCGGTTATCCAACATATCCGGGTGCTGGCGCTTGTAGATTTTGCGGATTTCCTCGCTGAGCATGGGTTCGCTGAATTCCATCTCGAACATGTCATCCAAGGTATCGTCCAGTTCCGCTTGTAGCCAGTCGCGGCTGTCTTGCGCTGCATTGTCTTCGTGATTCATTCAGACTCCTCGTATTATCTGGGGTGAAAATTAAAACATTCTTAAACACGGCAAGATAGTAACGTTTCTGTGTGACAAAATGGTGTCGCGTAAAATCACACGTACAACGGTGCCATACGTCGCCAGTAATAGCCGCGATGGGCACGTTCATTCCATTCGTGCAACTGGTGCGGAACGTTCTTGCTGTGCAAAATATGACTCAGATGGTGGTTATTGCCCAGAAACGGGTCTTCCTTGCCGATGACCAACACAATATCCATTTGCCGCAAGTGCTGTAAGCGCTGCTCGCAATGCAGATTCGGCAAAAAATGGGTCGGTGTGTGGAAATACACATTCTCGTCGTAATAGCCATTGAACAGGTCGGAAAAACTTTCCGTCTGCATCGTCAAGTCATAACGCCCGGAAAACGCACACAGTTTCTGAAACAAATGCGGGTGGCGGAATGCAATATTCGCGGCATGAAACGCCCCCAAACTACAGCCGTGCGCAATCGTGCAAGGATGTTGGTTCTTGTGTTGCATAAACGGCAACACCTCATGCAGGATGTAATCCTCAAACTGCATGTGACGACGGATGCGCTCGGCGGGGTGTTTCCAAAAACAATACAGCGCATCGTGATCCACGCTATCCACACAAAACAGTTGCAACTGCCCCGCGTTAATCTTGTGCGCAAGTTGCTGCACAATGCGCAACTTTTCGTATTCGTCAAAACGCCCGTCGCGGGTAGGGAACACCAACACCTTTGCGCCTGCGTGCCCGAAGACTAACAATTCCATCGTGCGTCCCATGCGAGGGCTGTGCCAGCGGTGATATTCGCGTTGCATTGACCTGACCTGCTTACTTGTTGGCGATAATCATGATTTCGATGGGCGCATCATAAGCGGCTGATGTTGCAGGCGTTTTAAAGTAGTGCGA
The DNA window shown above is from Candidatus Thiothrix sulfatifontis and carries:
- the ppk2 gene encoding polyphosphate kinase 2 codes for the protein MNHEDNAAQDSRDWLQAELDDTLDDMFEMEFSEPMLSEEIRKIYKRQHPDMLDNRTYYTNLLRLQSELIKLQYWVEKTNAKVLIICEGRDSAGKGGVIKRITQRLNPRVARVVALQKPSDREMTQWYFQRYVPHLPAGGEIVLFDRSWYNRAGVERVMGFASENQVEQFLQDVPEFERMLVRSGIIVLKYWFSITDEEQQLRFLTRIHDPMKQWKLSPMDLQSRVRWEDYTKAKEEMFERTNIPEAPWYIVEGNDKKRERLNCIEHILSKIPYEDVATEKVTLPERVFNPDYERRTLPDDLYVPKIY